A genomic segment from Spinacia oleracea cultivar Varoflay chromosome 3, BTI_SOV_V1, whole genome shotgun sequence encodes:
- the LOC110798889 gene encoding probable ubiquitin-conjugating enzyme E2 16, with product MTTSSATSRKTLSKIASNRLQKELVEWQLNPPTGFKHKVTDNLQRWIIEVIGAPGTLYTNEIYQLQVDFPEHYPMEAPQVIFVNPAPIHPHIYSNGHICLDILYDSWSPAMTVSSICISILSMLSSSTVKERPEDNDRYVKNCRNGRSPKETRWWFHDDKV from the exons ATGACCACCTCCTCCGCCACCTCTCGCAAG ACACTTAGCAAAATAGCAAGCAATAGGCTTCAAAAGGAACTCGTTGAGTGGCAACTCAATCCTCCTACTGGTTTCAAGCACAAAGTCACTGATAATCTCCAAAG GTGGATAATAGAAGTAATTGGAGCACCAGGAACACTGTATACAAATGAGATATACCAACTTCAAGTTGATTTTCCTGAGCATTACCCCATGGAAGCCCCTCag GTGATATTTGTGAATCCGGCTCCAATTCAccctcatatttatagtaacGGCCATATATGCTTAG ATATTCTGTATGACTCATGGTCTCCAGCTATGACAGTGAGTTCTATCTGCATTAGCATCCTTTCGATGCTATCAAGCTCTACGGTGAAG GAAAGGCCCGAGGATAATGATCGCTACGTGAAGAATTGTAGAAACGGAAGATCTCCAAAGGAGACTAGATGGTGGTTCCATGATGACAAAGTATGA